One window of the Archangium primigenium genome contains the following:
- a CDS encoding tetratricopeptide repeat protein, translated as MKRFLALALTLGLPLHALGAEEVRVQVLSATVKDQALSGAQVILQKNGEASAQTTTTAEGSARLSGFSGADDGSVNLIIKKDGYSNLVARCPCNGLTYALSPVMTQNLDGMRIVLNWGATPADLDSHLVHPSTHVFFSNQGGDLARLDVDDTTGFGPETITLDKKKPGVKYLYAVHNYSEAAATGSKSLADISKAKVFVYVGSSLVRTFTPPPGRAGNTWVVFAIGENGEFSDLNQFTDTGGGKNLGPQLQRMLQTGDLTSAPAVTGAQASSADDLNRRGEAAYHAKKLDEAVSLYLEAIANNPEHGQAYSNLGLAYQKLHRDAEALWANRKAIALASGPNADTVRASSHYNIARVYEADGKWAEALDSYQTAQSFKDHPAYRKGVEKMKQKLGQP; from the coding sequence ATGAAGCGGTTTCTCGCCCTGGCCCTCACCCTTGGACTTCCCCTGCACGCGCTCGGCGCCGAGGAGGTGCGCGTCCAGGTGCTCAGCGCCACCGTGAAGGATCAAGCCCTCTCCGGCGCGCAGGTCATCCTCCAGAAGAACGGCGAGGCCTCGGCCCAGACCACCACCACGGCCGAGGGCAGCGCGCGGTTGAGCGGCTTCTCCGGCGCGGACGACGGCTCGGTCAACCTCATCATCAAGAAGGACGGCTATTCCAACCTCGTGGCGCGCTGCCCGTGCAACGGTTTGACGTATGCCTTGAGCCCGGTGATGACCCAGAACCTGGACGGCATGCGCATCGTGCTCAACTGGGGCGCGACCCCGGCGGACCTCGACTCGCACCTGGTCCACCCCTCCACCCACGTCTTCTTCTCCAACCAGGGGGGCGATCTGGCCCGGCTCGACGTGGATGACACGACGGGCTTCGGTCCGGAGACCATCACCCTGGACAAGAAGAAGCCCGGGGTGAAGTACCTCTACGCCGTGCACAACTACTCCGAGGCGGCCGCCACCGGGAGCAAGAGCCTGGCGGACATCAGCAAGGCCAAGGTGTTCGTCTACGTGGGCTCGTCGCTCGTGCGCACGTTCACCCCGCCCCCTGGCCGCGCGGGCAACACCTGGGTGGTGTTCGCCATCGGAGAGAACGGCGAGTTCTCCGATCTCAACCAGTTCACCGACACGGGGGGCGGCAAGAACCTGGGCCCCCAGCTCCAGCGCATGCTCCAGACGGGCGATCTCACGTCCGCGCCCGCGGTGACGGGGGCGCAGGCCTCCAGCGCGGATGACCTCAACCGCCGGGGCGAGGCCGCCTACCACGCCAAGAAGCTGGACGAGGCCGTATCGCTCTACCTGGAGGCCATCGCCAACAACCCCGAGCACGGACAGGCGTACAGCAACCTGGGCCTCGCCTACCAGAAGCTGCACCGCGACGCCGAGGCGCTCTGGGCCAACCGCAAGGCCATCGCCCTGGCCTCCGGGCCCAACGCCGACACCGTCCGGGCCAGCTCCCACTACAACATCGCCCGCGTCTACGAGGCGGACGGCAAGTGGGCCGAGGCGCTCGACAGCTACCAGACCGCCCAGTCCTTCAAGGATCATCCCGCCTACCGCAAGGGCGTCGAGAAGATGAAGCAGAAGCTCGGCCAGCCGTGA
- a CDS encoding polysaccharide deacetylase family protein, with the protein MNPSPLSSMISRSLSLAALALLPLSLTPTSARAAGPQEVATLDRSLWPVIPIAPREFDQASRAENLVFAQVLGELEAHPEAFPTLLGVKQVHTASVSRWLTQVKATVAANLRAGRATCRDATELGCAGEAPTAATVVAQGRAFVADVPERYKDWLAMDQRFYAVYAREQLRLAALFPGPTSEILTFGAGEETGADWPDREFLLTFDDGPTPAGGGTDKLAALLRARKANGVFFVLGDALKARQDKLGAASLKALYEGQCVASHGQKHVSHQKLATWKESLDTSRGLVAELGLAGTKQVLFRPPYGQRTEALMRTLTQEDSQVMLWNIDSQDWNARMAAKPTTDRVITLMLLWRRGIVLFHDVHDKVHQAVPDLLDFAQVTGLRWRDCHTL; encoded by the coding sequence GTGAACCCCTCGCCCCTCTCCTCCATGATCTCCCGCTCCCTGTCACTCGCGGCGCTCGCGCTGCTCCCCCTGTCGCTCACCCCCACCTCCGCCCGCGCCGCCGGGCCCCAGGAGGTGGCGACCCTCGATCGCTCCCTCTGGCCCGTCATCCCGATCGCCCCCCGCGAGTTCGATCAGGCCTCCCGCGCGGAGAACCTGGTGTTCGCCCAGGTGCTCGGCGAGCTGGAGGCGCACCCCGAGGCCTTTCCCACCCTGCTCGGCGTCAAGCAGGTGCACACCGCGTCCGTGAGCCGCTGGCTCACCCAGGTGAAGGCCACGGTGGCCGCCAACCTGCGCGCGGGCCGGGCCACGTGCCGCGATGCCACGGAGCTCGGGTGCGCGGGCGAGGCCCCCACCGCGGCCACCGTCGTCGCCCAGGGCCGGGCGTTCGTGGCGGACGTGCCCGAGCGGTACAAGGACTGGCTCGCCATGGATCAGCGCTTCTACGCCGTCTATGCCCGGGAGCAGCTGCGGCTCGCGGCGCTCTTTCCCGGGCCCACCAGCGAGATCCTCACCTTCGGCGCGGGCGAGGAGACGGGCGCGGACTGGCCGGACCGCGAGTTCCTGCTGACGTTCGACGATGGGCCCACGCCCGCGGGGGGCGGCACGGACAAGCTCGCGGCCCTGCTGCGCGCCCGGAAGGCCAACGGCGTCTTCTTCGTGCTCGGCGACGCGCTCAAGGCCCGCCAGGACAAGCTGGGGGCCGCGTCCCTGAAGGCGCTGTACGAGGGCCAGTGCGTGGCCTCGCATGGACAGAAGCACGTGTCCCACCAGAAGCTCGCCACGTGGAAGGAGTCCCTGGACACGTCCCGGGGCCTCGTGGCGGAGCTGGGCCTCGCGGGCACGAAGCAAGTGCTCTTCCGGCCGCCCTATGGCCAGCGCACCGAGGCGCTCATGCGCACCCTCACCCAAGAGGACAGCCAGGTGATGCTCTGGAACATCGACTCGCAGGACTGGAACGCCCGCATGGCGGCCAAACCCACCACGGATCGGGTGATCACGCTGATGCTGCTGTGGCGGCGCGGCATCGTCCTGTTCCACGACGTGCACGACAAGGTGCACCAGGCGGTGCCGGACCTGCTGGACTTCGCCCAGGTCACCGGCCTGCGCTGGCGCGACTGCCACACGCTGTAG
- a CDS encoding sensor histidine kinase, whose protein sequence is MALATGSRSLDARRPRARLWMVFASVGLGAFVLALLGLVFLRLYDDQLVRQTESELISQGVVIAEVVRAGLRERVGEGYGLSAFVPPPAPLSAESGLRPVMPSLRASAPVLPAAEAPPRALLPVDAQVAPLGESLSALVTEVGRATLAGIRVVDFQGVVVASNHTDVGGSLVAREEVRAALRGEPRSVLRQRFSTATDAPLASISRDAGVRVTVVLPVLEGRRVWGAVVLSRTPMTLAKAVYADRWNLSATGLVLLSVVALMSLAGAALVVRPVRALVRQTRDIAASAPEGFSPVAHPVVRELAELSESLAGMAVALRDRNQYIRSFAANVSHEFKTPLAAIQGAVELLRDSADQMSGEQRERFLANIDADARRLTRLVQRLLELARADSLVARPARTDVAPLLEALAERGRAEGLSVTVAPASAGHVLALPGEVLEDLLWQLVTNAAQHGGEGVHIQLEAQPGRVVVRDDGRGISEANRARVFDAFFTTAREKGGTGLGLTIGQSMLRAFGARLELLPDEGRGAAFAVVQEGAAPVPATSGRFPR, encoded by the coding sequence ATGGCCTTGGCTACCGGCTCGCGCTCCCTTGACGCCCGGCGCCCGCGCGCGCGGCTGTGGATGGTGTTCGCCTCCGTGGGGCTGGGCGCCTTCGTGCTCGCGCTGCTCGGGCTCGTGTTCCTGCGCCTCTATGACGATCAGCTCGTCCGCCAGACGGAGTCCGAGCTCATCTCCCAGGGCGTGGTCATCGCCGAGGTGGTGCGCGCCGGGCTGCGCGAGCGGGTGGGGGAGGGCTACGGGCTGAGCGCCTTCGTGCCGCCCCCGGCGCCGCTCTCCGCGGAGTCCGGCCTGCGGCCCGTGATGCCCTCGCTCCGGGCCTCGGCGCCGGTGCTGCCCGCGGCCGAGGCGCCGCCCCGCGCCCTGCTGCCCGTGGATGCCCAGGTGGCCCCCTTGGGGGAGTCCCTGTCCGCGCTGGTCACCGAGGTGGGCCGCGCGACCCTGGCCGGCATCCGCGTGGTGGACTTCCAGGGCGTGGTGGTGGCCAGCAACCACACGGACGTGGGGGGCTCGCTCGTGGCGCGCGAGGAGGTGCGGGCGGCGCTGCGTGGCGAGCCGCGCTCGGTGCTGCGCCAGCGCTTCTCCACCGCCACGGACGCGCCCCTGGCCTCCATCAGCCGCGACGCCGGCGTGCGCGTGACGGTGGTGCTGCCCGTGCTGGAGGGCCGCCGGGTCTGGGGCGCGGTGGTGCTCTCGCGCACGCCCATGACACTCGCCAAGGCCGTGTACGCGGACCGGTGGAACCTCTCCGCCACGGGCCTGGTGCTCCTGAGCGTGGTGGCGCTCATGTCGCTCGCCGGCGCGGCGCTGGTGGTGCGCCCGGTGCGGGCCCTGGTGCGGCAGACGCGCGACATCGCCGCCAGCGCGCCCGAGGGCTTCTCCCCCGTGGCCCACCCCGTGGTGCGCGAGCTCGCCGAGCTGTCCGAGTCGCTCGCTGGCATGGCCGTGGCCCTGAGGGATCGCAACCAGTACATCCGCTCGTTCGCGGCCAACGTGTCTCACGAGTTCAAGACGCCCCTGGCCGCCATCCAGGGCGCGGTGGAGCTGCTGCGCGACAGCGCCGATCAGATGTCCGGGGAGCAGCGCGAGCGCTTCCTCGCCAACATCGACGCCGACGCCCGGCGCCTCACCCGGCTGGTGCAGCGGCTGTTGGAGCTGGCGCGCGCGGACTCGCTCGTGGCCCGGCCCGCGCGCACGGACGTGGCGCCCCTCCTGGAGGCGCTCGCCGAGCGGGGTCGCGCCGAGGGGCTGTCCGTGACGGTGGCGCCCGCGTCCGCCGGACACGTGCTCGCGCTGCCCGGGGAGGTGCTGGAGGATCTGCTCTGGCAGCTCGTCACCAACGCGGCGCAGCACGGGGGCGAGGGCGTGCACATCCAGTTGGAGGCCCAACCTGGCCGGGTGGTGGTGCGCGACGATGGCCGGGGCATCTCCGAGGCCAACCGGGCCCGGGTCTTCGACGCCTTCTTCACCACGGCGCGGGAGAAGGGCGGCACGGGCCTGGGGCTGACAATCGGCCAGTCGATGCTGCGCGCCTTCGGGGCCCGGCTGGAACTGCTCCCGGACGAGGGCCGGGGGGCCGCCTTCGCGGTGGTGCAGGAGGGCGCCGCGCCCGTCCCGGCAACTTCCGGCCGTTTCCCGCGATAA
- a CDS encoding DnaA N-terminal domain-containing protein, whose amino-acid sequence MAGLDWVQVDVGFPMSLEAVCAARTLGMDRRAFLGSIVELQIWAVQALPSGRFERFGLSRGQAPDASADASADEAVWCEALESAVRWTGAPGAFWDALLRARILVREEDAVRLTLCDRYVQVLEKRRKEAERKRKERAAKTPGASDGRPADGVGTSGARKKKEKESEKKTSSSAAAGTGLGGSRLQPVPLTPVEAEEPRTDAEPIQRCLPGMHMVPASPPPEERLQAVVTAGAAEAFFSACQDERCRTLPGLPAEEQPRTWEGWYRFALEKVGGDERRLQAAWRGYIHSDWGRTREPRCTALAFCSPKVWSRYLEPVAEPSAPSTEDTASESTEAGRRWKACLGWLKDSGKRYALTWLAQARAVDVEDGVLVLAVPDAYFRQWVEENYGELVRAVVRDVGLDGVRWCLATEALATGA is encoded by the coding sequence ATGGCCGGATTGGACTGGGTACAGGTGGACGTGGGCTTTCCCATGAGCCTCGAGGCGGTGTGCGCCGCGAGGACCCTGGGGATGGACCGGCGCGCCTTCCTGGGCTCGATCGTGGAGCTGCAGATCTGGGCCGTGCAGGCGCTGCCCTCCGGGCGCTTCGAACGCTTCGGTCTGTCCCGCGGACAGGCGCCGGACGCATCCGCGGACGCATCCGCGGACGAGGCGGTGTGGTGCGAGGCGCTCGAGTCCGCGGTCCGGTGGACGGGCGCTCCCGGCGCCTTCTGGGATGCCCTCCTGCGCGCCCGCATCCTCGTGCGGGAAGAGGACGCCGTGCGCCTCACCCTGTGTGATCGCTACGTGCAAGTGCTCGAAAAGAGGAGGAAAGAGGCCGAGCGCAAGCGCAAGGAACGGGCGGCGAAGACCCCGGGCGCGTCGGACGGACGTCCGGCGGACGGGGTCGGGACATCCGGCGCTAGAAAGAAGAAGGAAAAGGAGAGTGAGAAGAAGACTTCTTCTTCTGCTGCTGCCGGCACGGGTCTGGGAGGTTCACGGCTCCAACCCGTCCCGCTCACGCCGGTGGAGGCGGAGGAGCCCCGGACGGACGCCGAGCCCATCCAGCGCTGCCTGCCGGGCATGCACATGGTGCCCGCCTCGCCTCCGCCGGAGGAGCGGCTCCAGGCGGTGGTGACGGCCGGGGCCGCCGAGGCCTTCTTCAGCGCGTGCCAGGACGAGCGCTGCCGCACCCTGCCCGGCCTGCCCGCCGAGGAGCAGCCCCGGACGTGGGAGGGCTGGTACCGCTTCGCCCTGGAGAAGGTGGGCGGCGACGAGCGCCGGCTCCAGGCGGCCTGGCGGGGCTACATCCACTCGGACTGGGGCCGCACCCGGGAGCCGCGCTGCACCGCCCTCGCCTTCTGCTCGCCCAAGGTGTGGAGCCGCTACCTGGAGCCCGTGGCCGAGCCGTCCGCGCCGTCCACCGAGGACACCGCGAGCGAGTCCACCGAGGCGGGCCGGCGCTGGAAGGCGTGCCTCGGCTGGCTCAAGGACAGCGGCAAGCGCTACGCGCTGACGTGGCTGGCCCAGGCGCGCGCGGTGGACGTGGAGGACGGGGTGCTGGTGCTCGCCGTGCCGGACGCCTACTTCCGCCAGTGGGTGGAGGAGAACTACGGCGAACTGGTGCGCGCCGTGGTGCGGGACGTGGGCCTGGACGGGGTGCGCTGGTGCCTCGCCACGGAGGCGCTCGCCACGGGGGCCTGA
- a CDS encoding lecithin retinol acyltransferase family protein — translation MNTYNSSSHTGFVPASILPPLPRNLHLGGVIQLGDHLRSTRGMYYHHGIYVGEGQVVHYAGDRTKDTTSASVRLGTLAEFADGRPVEVVPYGQSLPPMEVVLRARALLGEARYNLVLRNCEHLATLAKVGEPFSNQVREVLATAGAPLAAKMAAVFLAGGAALSLTGAASTMKSLATAGSLVGGGPLAGVAVTGAAVGAASLATLFLAYRDDPYATDLEREACSDARLSGWSTLFLGALGTTFLVACLGRGNGAAVVSSGLKSIGKAVGGGMAAGAIICTGAPLVAAAVSAKTTYKRSKKRRTPSGK, via the coding sequence TTGAATACCTACAACTCCAGCAGTCACACCGGCTTCGTTCCCGCCAGCATCCTGCCGCCTCTGCCCCGCAACCTGCACTTGGGCGGGGTCATCCAGCTCGGCGACCACCTGCGCTCCACGCGCGGCATGTACTACCACCACGGCATCTACGTCGGTGAGGGCCAGGTCGTGCATTACGCGGGCGACCGCACGAAGGACACCACCAGCGCGAGCGTTCGCCTCGGCACTCTCGCGGAGTTCGCAGATGGTCGCCCCGTCGAGGTCGTGCCCTACGGCCAGAGCCTCCCACCCATGGAAGTGGTGCTACGCGCCCGTGCCCTCTTGGGCGAAGCTCGCTACAACCTCGTGCTGCGCAACTGCGAGCACTTGGCCACGCTTGCCAAGGTTGGGGAGCCGTTCAGCAACCAAGTGCGTGAGGTGCTCGCGACGGCTGGGGCGCCGCTAGCGGCGAAGATGGCAGCTGTCTTCCTCGCTGGGGGAGCCGCGTTGAGCCTCACCGGTGCCGCCAGCACGATGAAGTCCCTCGCGACGGCTGGCAGCCTCGTTGGCGGTGGCCCCCTGGCCGGTGTGGCCGTTACCGGAGCCGCCGTGGGGGCCGCCTCGCTCGCGACGCTCTTCCTGGCCTATCGGGACGACCCGTACGCGACCGATCTTGAGCGCGAGGCGTGCTCCGATGCGCGCCTCTCCGGGTGGTCGACGCTCTTCTTGGGGGCGCTGGGCACGACCTTTCTCGTGGCGTGCCTCGGTCGTGGTAATGGGGCGGCTGTCGTGAGCAGCGGTCTCAAGTCCATCGGGAAGGCCGTCGGTGGTGGCATGGCCGCCGGTGCCATCATCTGCACGGGCGCGCCGCTCGTTGCCGCCGCTGTGAGCGCAAAGACGACTTACAAGCGCTCCAAGAAGCGGCGGACGCCGAGCGGGAAGTGA
- a CDS encoding methyl-accepting chemotaxis protein — MRIGNKIALGFGLSLVVLLAVSAVALVGARTLQSTTALLVDCRDQGRLMRALRAALVDAETSQRGYVITGDTTYLEPYRQALGDVETVLANLRLHLRDDPEQRARLEVVEPVIRERLVTMEKTRLLREGPNGLEAVLESVRTGSSRGRQIMVQVRQGIDAMVDAEDKRWARLDQEAQESAHLSVLVIGGGTLLGLLVVVLGSSIITRNITGPLSKLVQGTVMLGRGQLGHRIDVSNTDETGELARAFNEMADRREKADAQLAQQAQEREHTLKTVAEFVNQLAGTSAEILVSTTQQVAGAQEQGSAVAQTVSTIEELAQTSEEAAGRARTVSDSARHSEEVGKSGRRAVDEAVGAMTSVREQVESIASRILALAEQAQAIGDIITTVSDISEQTHMLALNASIEANRAGEHGRGFAVVATEVKALADQSKKATSQVRQILGQIQKATQGAVMTTEEGTKSVASATRVVTQTGSTIQTLSDLLSQASLTAAQISASANQQATGIGQIRQAMRDVSQATQQSLTSTRQTEQAMQDLNAMGQRLKGLLSEYGR; from the coding sequence ATGCGCATCGGAAACAAGATCGCCCTGGGCTTCGGGCTGTCGCTGGTGGTGTTGTTGGCGGTCTCGGCGGTGGCGCTGGTCGGGGCGCGGACGCTCCAGTCGACCACCGCCTTGCTGGTGGACTGCCGGGATCAGGGTCGGCTCATGCGCGCCCTGCGCGCGGCCCTGGTGGACGCCGAGACGAGCCAGCGCGGCTACGTCATCACGGGAGACACCACCTACCTGGAGCCCTACCGACAGGCGCTGGGGGACGTGGAGACGGTGCTGGCCAACCTGCGCCTGCACCTGCGCGATGATCCGGAGCAGCGCGCGCGGCTGGAGGTGGTCGAGCCCGTCATCCGCGAGCGCCTGGTCACCATGGAGAAGACGCGCCTGCTGCGCGAGGGGCCCAACGGACTGGAGGCCGTGCTGGAGTCGGTGCGCACAGGCTCCAGCCGGGGCCGACAGATCATGGTCCAGGTGCGCCAGGGCATCGACGCCATGGTCGACGCCGAGGACAAGCGCTGGGCGCGGCTCGATCAGGAGGCCCAGGAGAGCGCCCACCTGAGCGTGCTGGTGATCGGCGGGGGCACGCTGCTCGGCCTGCTCGTCGTCGTGCTGGGCAGCTCCATCATCACCCGCAACATCACCGGGCCCCTGTCCAAGCTGGTGCAGGGCACGGTGATGCTCGGCCGCGGCCAGCTCGGCCACCGCATCGACGTGAGCAACACCGACGAGACGGGCGAGCTGGCACGCGCCTTCAACGAGATGGCCGATCGGCGCGAGAAGGCCGACGCCCAGCTCGCCCAGCAGGCCCAGGAGCGCGAGCACACCCTCAAGACGGTGGCCGAGTTCGTCAACCAGCTCGCGGGCACCTCCGCGGAGATCCTCGTGAGCACCACCCAGCAGGTGGCCGGCGCCCAGGAGCAGGGCAGCGCCGTGGCCCAGACGGTGAGCACCATCGAGGAGCTCGCCCAGACGTCCGAGGAGGCCGCGGGCCGCGCCCGGACGGTGAGCGACTCGGCGCGCCACTCCGAGGAGGTGGGCAAGAGCGGCCGGCGCGCGGTGGACGAGGCCGTGGGCGCCATGACGAGCGTGCGCGAGCAGGTGGAGTCCATCGCCTCGCGGATTCTGGCCCTGGCCGAGCAGGCCCAGGCCATCGGCGACATCATCACCACCGTCAGCGACATCTCCGAGCAGACGCACATGCTCGCGCTCAACGCCTCCATCGAGGCCAACCGCGCGGGCGAGCACGGCCGGGGCTTCGCCGTGGTGGCCACCGAGGTCAAGGCGCTCGCCGACCAGTCCAAGAAGGCCACCTCCCAGGTGCGGCAGATTTTGGGACAGATTCAGAAGGCCACCCAGGGCGCGGTGATGACCACCGAGGAGGGCACCAAGAGCGTGGCCTCGGCCACCCGCGTGGTGACCCAGACGGGCAGCACCATCCAGACGTTGAGTGATCTGCTCAGCCAGGCGTCACTCACCGCGGCGCAGATCTCCGCCAGCGCCAACCAGCAGGCCACCGGCATCGGGCAGATCCGCCAGGCCATGCGCGACGTGAGCCAGGCCACCCAGCAGAGCCTCACCAGCACCCGGCAGACCGAGCAGGCGATGCAGGACCTCAACGCGATGGGCCAGCGGCTCAAGGGCCTCCTGTCCGAGTACGGGCGGTGA
- a CDS encoding ATPase, giving the protein MRKKRLGDLLRDAGLVDALQLRSALGVHHTWGVPLGQVVVDLGFCTAQQVLALMAEQAQLATVDLDAEVLDRDLVDVLPVHVAESCRVIPLRQEGPRDSVLVVATQAPGDPLALDEVARLTGKARVVSVLATDASIAQAIERLYYPHLVGAKRPVEAIELPEAEAAMPLVLGRAECLLLDGQLQRQEAASEADGHGLPVMKPLTDELPAHARLTEREMPCVLLPLPPPREPEVWVYGWGTGATRGLMRLLETSGLRARVARTEDVREASARTVVLAPLQSIEGVMRKGVRARLVIAGRGRETERARALGVHAYLSGPLAERVVLDTLREQLAQGHVRAPSRRAG; this is encoded by the coding sequence ATGCGCAAGAAACGGTTGGGAGATCTGCTTCGGGACGCGGGCCTCGTGGACGCCCTCCAACTGCGCTCGGCGCTGGGCGTGCACCACACGTGGGGCGTGCCGCTGGGCCAGGTGGTGGTGGACCTGGGCTTCTGCACCGCCCAGCAGGTGCTGGCGCTCATGGCCGAGCAGGCCCAACTGGCCACGGTGGACCTGGACGCGGAGGTGCTGGATCGCGACCTCGTGGACGTGCTGCCGGTGCACGTGGCGGAGTCCTGTCGGGTCATCCCCCTGCGCCAGGAAGGCCCCCGGGACTCGGTGCTGGTGGTGGCCACGCAGGCGCCGGGAGATCCGCTCGCCCTGGACGAGGTGGCGCGGCTGACCGGCAAGGCGCGTGTGGTATCGGTGCTGGCGACGGATGCCTCCATCGCCCAGGCCATCGAGCGCCTGTACTACCCGCACCTGGTGGGCGCGAAGCGGCCGGTGGAGGCCATCGAGCTGCCCGAGGCCGAGGCGGCCATGCCCCTGGTGCTCGGCCGCGCCGAGTGCCTCCTGTTGGACGGCCAGCTCCAGCGCCAGGAGGCGGCGAGCGAGGCGGACGGGCATGGCCTGCCGGTGATGAAGCCGCTCACGGACGAGCTGCCGGCGCACGCGCGGCTCACCGAGCGGGAGATGCCGTGTGTCCTGCTGCCCCTGCCCCCGCCGCGCGAGCCCGAGGTGTGGGTGTACGGCTGGGGCACGGGGGCGACGCGGGGCCTGATGCGGCTGTTGGAGACGTCCGGCCTGCGGGCGCGGGTGGCGCGCACGGAGGACGTGCGCGAGGCGAGCGCGCGCACGGTGGTGCTCGCGCCGTTGCAGTCCATCGAGGGCGTGATGCGCAAGGGCGTCCGGGCGCGGCTGGTGATCGCCGGCCGGGGCCGCGAGACGGAGCGGGCACGCGCGCTGGGCGTACACGCCTACCTGTCGGGCCCGCTCGCCGAGCGCGTGGTGCTCGACACGCTGCGCGAGCAGCTCGCCCAGGGCCACGTCCGCGCCCCGAGCCGCCGCGCGGGGTGA
- a CDS encoding pentapeptide repeat-containing protein codes for MTPNIHYEKRELIGERLELRKGSFYWLGPDLTLRDCTIVISAARRSLSLVSGQFINCGIQAKSQLKTMPWAPIKLKGCRFTGCFTGNDFGFREDVDDRWRAGGIEDCDFSEAELHGCAFYNCDMSTIRLPRWPCFTVLDPLGHAAQLRQRAWPGRVGRVTIEVVCESTKDTVAVTWHAPTVAKNMDTTVEELRAALETAPGIFM; via the coding sequence GTGACGCCCAACATCCATTACGAGAAGCGAGAGCTCATCGGCGAGCGGCTGGAGCTGCGCAAGGGCTCGTTCTATTGGCTTGGCCCCGACCTCACGTTGAGGGACTGCACCATTGTCATCAGCGCGGCTCGACGCTCACTGAGCCTGGTCTCAGGGCAATTCATCAACTGTGGCATTCAGGCGAAGAGCCAGCTCAAGACGATGCCGTGGGCGCCGATAAAGCTGAAGGGGTGCCGCTTCACGGGCTGCTTCACGGGCAACGACTTCGGATTCCGCGAGGACGTGGACGACAGGTGGAGGGCTGGTGGGATCGAGGACTGCGACTTCTCCGAGGCCGAGCTCCATGGGTGCGCCTTCTACAACTGCGACATGAGCACGATTCGTCTGCCACGCTGGCCGTGCTTCACCGTTTTGGATCCCCTCGGGCACGCGGCGCAGTTGCGCCAGCGCGCATGGCCCGGTCGGGTCGGCCGGGTCACCATCGAGGTGGTCTGCGAGTCCACCAAGGACACGGTCGCGGTGACCTGGCACGCGCCCACCGTGGCCAAGAACATGGACACGACGGTCGAGGAGTTGCGCGCCGCCCTGGAGACGGCCCCCGGAATTTTCATGTAG
- a CDS encoding response regulator transcription factor — protein MSLLVVDDDPHLREVVTFALSQAGFSVEQATNGREALARIHRAVPELIVLDIMMPEMDGLELCREVRRTHTCPIVFLSSRDDEVDRILGLELGGDDYITKPFSPRELVARVKAVLRRARAVAAPPATPSPVLQRGPLKLDVDLWRAWWGEREVVLTVTEFHLLAALLRAPGKAFTRDELMTRVYDDGVVSDRTIDSHVRHIRRKFADAGGDVIQTVHGLGYRLALP, from the coding sequence ATGTCCCTGTTGGTGGTCGACGATGATCCGCACCTGCGCGAGGTGGTGACGTTCGCCCTCTCCCAGGCGGGCTTCTCCGTGGAGCAGGCCACCAACGGCCGCGAGGCGCTGGCACGCATCCACCGCGCCGTGCCCGAGCTCATCGTCCTGGACATCATGATGCCGGAGATGGACGGCCTGGAGCTGTGCCGCGAGGTCCGCCGCACGCACACCTGTCCCATCGTCTTCCTGTCCTCGCGCGACGACGAGGTGGATCGCATCCTCGGGCTGGAGCTGGGCGGGGACGACTACATCACCAAGCCCTTCAGTCCCCGGGAGCTGGTGGCCCGGGTGAAGGCGGTGCTGCGCCGGGCGCGCGCCGTGGCGGCACCTCCGGCCACGCCCTCTCCCGTGCTCCAGCGGGGGCCCCTGAAGCTGGACGTGGACCTGTGGCGCGCGTGGTGGGGCGAGCGCGAGGTGGTGCTCACCGTCACCGAGTTCCACCTGCTCGCGGCGCTCCTGCGCGCTCCGGGCAAGGCGTTCACCCGGGACGAGCTGATGACCCGCGTCTATGACGACGGCGTGGTGAGCGATCGCACCATCGACAGTCACGTGCGGCACATCCGGCGCAAGTTCGCCGACGCGGGCGGAGACGTCATCCAGACGGTGCATGGCCTTGGCTACCGGCTCGCGCTCCCTTGA